Sequence from the Rhodopirellula halodulae genome:
TGAGCTTCGGGTGATCTTCGCTCAACTTCAGCGACTGCTCTTTGTATCGCACCTCCAAATCGTAGAGGGCTTGTCGCATGCCATCGCCCGTCGCTTTGGGGATCCCGCGAATGGTTTGTGTTTGAAGCGTTTCGGGTTGCTCGGCGATCTGGTTGACCAACTGATCACGCTCCGACTTGGTCGATGCCAATTGATGTTCCACATCCACCAAGTTGCTTTCAACTTGGCTGATCAACGACCTCAGTGCCGCCTGCGCGGATCCAATGTCGATGATGCCGCGTTCGGTTTTGGCTTCGCGAAGTTTCTCTTTGGCGGTGACGGCTCGCGCGTAGGCGCGGTCGGTTTGTTCTTCGAAGAACTTCAGCGAGCCGGAAGAACTGTGAGCCATCGCGTGGTGTTCACGGTATATCCTGATCAACGATTCCAGCAGATCGCGTGACAGAAACGGATCCTCGGTGCGAACTTCCAAGTCAATCGTGTAAGCGTCCTTGGCCATGAACAAACCGAGCGAATCTTGAAACGCCTTGATTGCCATCTCTTCCGCAATCTGGGTCTCGACCTCTTCCGCACTTAGATCTCCCATCGCTTTCGGCGCACCGCCTGGTAAATGCGAGGTGAGGTCTTCGATGGTCTGCGACAGCAAGCTGTGTGGTTCCAGGATTCGCTGCACGCCCACATCACGAACGACTTTCTGTGCGATGGCACGAGACTGCAACATTTCGCGGACACTATTAACCTGCGATGCGCGGCTGTCTTGCAGCGACACCGTCGGCGACAGGGTGGCGGTTGGATCCATCGATACCGCACCGCGGCCCAAGCGGATCAGAACTTGTCCGTAAGAATCAAATTTGGCCGGAATGAGGAAAACACCGACCACGAACAGAGGCAACAGGAAGATCGTCCACAGAATGACCGACCAGCGATGGCGCAGAATTGCGTTCCAAAGATCGGCCAACCTCAGAGGGCGAAAATGATCGGCTTCGGCGAAGGAGCGTTCATTCATGTCGCGGGACGAAATCGAAAACGGGTGACGGGCGAAACGACGAAGGTGACACTTGGACGAAGGACCAACGTCACTGCATCCAGCCAAGATGGATTCACCCCCGTCGAATCCGGTTTTCTCAGTCTAGTCGCAACGCCCGGAAACGAGAGGGGTTCCGATCGCCGGGGCAAGAAAAACGCTGCGAAACCGTGGTGGCGACATCATTTCGATGCCGCAAAGAACCATCGCAGTGGGCTTTTGAGCGGTCTGGATTGCTCAGTACAGACCTGCGCCGCCAGCGACCACTGATGCGGCAGATGATGCAACACACGAAATCGAGCGTGAATCTCGCTCGCGCTGGTCCGAACACGAGTTTCTGGGGGCGATCGGCGCATAAAAAAACCGACAGGCTGGATCCATCGATCCGACCTGCCGGTCCAATTCGGTCACAGTCACTCGGCGGCAAAAGTGAAGCCGCTGGGAGAAACGCGTGGATCTCGACGTGCTACTGCACAAGTCTTTGAGTGATCCAGGCGAACCCGAAAAAATGATCCCTCTGCCGGTGTTATGTGACTGCACCTAACAGATCTCACAAGATCTGCTGCGTGCATTTTAGGCTCAGTGGCCCATGCAGCAAGGTTGATCGACCAATTCCTCGCCGGATCTGATGCGAATCTTCCAAATTGTGAGGTTCACGCCAACCAAAATGGCTTCCCCAGCGGCGACGGTCACCTTTTCACTACCGAATCAAAAATTCGCGAAAACCGTCAACCAATTGTTCGCTGCGGCCCATCACCGTTCGGGCCAGCAAGAACAGCATGGTCACGGCGACGAACAATGCTCCCCATCCGCGACGTGGCGACGGGGCGGCGACTCCGCGGACTTGGACGCGCAACTGTCCCATCAAATGTGTCCAGAAACTGAGCGGCAGCATGGGTTCAAACGCCAGCACGCTGACGCTGTCCATTCCCTCGTGACCTTCGATCCGCAGGTGAGCGTTCATTTGTGGCAAGTGAACCTGTGCGTTCTTTTCGTCGCCAACGGTGGCGGAGTCGATCGCTTGTGCGGCACGTAGCAGGGCGGGATAGAGCTCCGTTCGCGTGCGACCGTACACCACCAATCGCGGTTCTCGCGTCAGCACAATCAGCCCGCACACCAAGACGTACAACAGCAGCAGAGGCAGCCAAACGTAAGGTCCCAAATAGATCGCCGAGGAGTTTGGGAAGAACAACTGCATCGGCCCAATGGCGACCATGCCCGAGACGGCAAAGAACACCGCCGCCAAGTCGCGGCCTCCGGTGGTGATCAACACGCGACCGGAGACTCGCACGAGAGCCAGCAACAACAGATAACCGATCAACGGCAAGAACGCGATCGTCAAGATAAACGGATCGATCATGACGCTGCTCCCTCACGACCGTTGCTGTCCGATGAGCCGTCATTGCCCGAGCCCGCTTGTGCGGAATCGGAGGCCGTCGGCTCCGTCGCGTCGCTCTCGGATCGCTTCTTCGTAGCCTTGACCGCATGTTTGTCGGGAACGGGTGTGGTGCCGACCAGAGCCAAAATGGTTTGTCCGGCGGCGGGCACCAGCGGCGCATCCACCGTGTTGATGTTCAACGCGCCTTCGGATGTGATGGCACACAGGACCGTTGGGACTTCGCCATACTTGTCTTGAAAATCGGCAAACGTGAAGGACTCGGTCAGCTTGGTCGTCTTCAGAGTGGCTCCCGCGGCGTGCATTTCTGACAACCGAGTGAACGTCAGTCCTTCGCCAAACAATTCGCGTCCCATCAAGTTCTTAGTCAACCCGCGACGCCCCGCCATGTTTTTGCTTTTGAACGTCAACTGATACAGCCGTGACGAATCAAACATCGTTCGGCATTCGCGAAGTGCCAATGAGTTGACTTCGTCATTGGGCGTCATGGCAAGCAACCGACCAATGCCCGACAGATCCAAATCTTCGCGAGCGTGCTCGTTCAAGATGTTTGCACACTCGGCTCTCAATCCGGCCATGCGAGCCTGGCTGACTTTGTTGTAGTTCGTATCGACCAGCAACACGGGGAAACCGGCTTCTTTCAACTCGTGAGCGAAGTCACGGACCCAGATATCAGCGCCAGCGATCAGAACACCGCGAGACGATTCGTCTGCGAGTTTCAGCAGTCGTGCCAGTGGCGCGGCGGCGATCCCGTACACAGCCACCGTGCCGATGATCACCAAGAACGTCACCGTCGCGAGTTGGTCTGCACCGGGGATGTTGAGGTCCGTGCGGCTTTCCATTGACAACGCAAACACGCTGCTGACCGCGGCCGCCACGATCCCGCGAGGAGCCAAACCGGCGATGAAGGTTTGTTCGCGATAGTTCAGCGGGCTCCGGAGCAACGAGATGTAAACGGAAAGCGGTCGGACAATGAAGATCAACGCGAGAATCAAGCCGATTCCGGGCATGCCGATCGTTGCCAGATCGCTCAGTTGAACTCGCGACCCCAGCACGATGAACAAGCAGCCGATCAGCAGCGTTCGTAAGTTCTCTTTGAGCTCGATGATGTGTTCGACGTCAAAGTGCTTTTGATTGGTCAGCCAAATGCCGAGAACGGTAACCACGATCAAACCGGATTCGTGAGCCACCATGTTGGCAAGCGCGAACAACAACAACGCCAATGAGAGGGCAGCCACGCCATGCAGGTGATCCGGCACCCAATAACGTCGCAGAGCTTGGGTCAGCAAGGCTCCGCCCAGGACACCCAATCCGACACCGATGGCGGTTGTGATCAACAATGATTTCAGGGCACCGGCCAGGTGAGGTGTCGATTGAGCCAACACCAACTCTTCGTACACCAACACCGCCAAGACCGCACCAATCGGGTCGATGACGATGCCTTCCCACTTAAGCGTCGACGCGACACGGCGGCTGGGTTTGACTTGCCGGAGCAAGGGGCCGATCACCGTCGGACCGGTCACCACCAAGATCGCTCCGAGAAGGAAGCTTAAATGCCAAACGAATCCAAGAATGAAATGGATGGCAAGCGTGTTCCCGATGAACGCTAGCAGTGCCCCGACGGTGCACAATCGCAGGGATGAGGACCCTGATTCGCGAAGCTCGCTCAGCTTCAGCGTCAGCCCGCCTTCGAACATGATGATCGCGACGGAAAGCGACACCAAAGGGAACAGGATATTGGGGCCGGCGGTTTCATCACCGCCCGTGAGTTGAGCCAACAGAGAATCCGGCTGCACCACAAAATGGCCCAGGCAGACACCAAACAACAGGAGCAACAGAATGCTGGGCAGTTTGGTACGCCACGCCAACCATTGGGCCGTCACACCAAGTGCGGGGACCAGGGCGAGATACAGCAAAAAATCCATGTGGCGGACGCGTCGACGAGTCAGAATCGGGATCAGGGACCGCCCACAGGATATCTGCCGCGAACCCAACGCGACAGCATAGGAGCCCGTCGATTCATTCGTCCCGGTTTATCCCGTGATGTGCAAACGTCCGCCGCCGTTGATCGACTTCGTTCAGAAAGAAGGCGTTGTCACGATCGGCTGGTCTTGAAACAGCTTGATCGATGGCAACGTGATTCCGCGTTTGCCGGCTTCGTATTTCAAAGCTCGCTCAAAGAACGGGAACGGGTAATGCTGATTTCGCCGGATCGCGTAACGCTCGACCGCAACGACCAAACGCAGGTCCAGTTTTCGGTCGTCGACCTTTTGAACGATGTTTCGCAGGTAGTCTTGCTGTGGCTGAGTCGTCGCGTGCAAACGGTTGACGAGTCGTTCGTAGAGACGAGCGGTGCTGTCTCCCTGACCGGACAGGTTGTTTGACGGAATGATCTGAGCTTGCGCGGCGGAAGCCGTCAGCAGACTGAGGCTGAACGTGGCGATTCCGACGGCGAGAGCGTTACGAAGCTGTCCCAACATGAGGCGACCAATTTTCGCGAAAGGTGTGATGGCAATTCGTTCCGTTGGGCTAGCAAAGATCTTCGGCCGGTCGCAACTTCAACTCGGAAGATTTTGTTCCACCGTTCGAAGTTGCATGGACACCCATTTGCCACTGGGCAATTCACGTTTGCCGATTTCGACGAAGTGTTGTCGCTCGTGAAACTGAAGCGACGGCACGTTGGCTGGTTCGCAATCGATCTCGGCCGCGATTTGCAATGCTCCCGTGTCGGTCGCTTCACGGTACAAACGTTCGTACAGGGAAGAGGCGACACCAAGTCCTCGCGCGCTCGCCGAGACCACCACTCGATCAACGTACAGAAAATGTCGTAGCCTCTGACTGAACCAACAGTAGTTCCCATTGTCATAGTCGACGCCTTCGGGCATCGCTAGCAGAAAGCCCACCACCGTTTGATGGTGCTCCGCCACCAAACAGAGACTGCAAAGCCGCTTGAGAACACGCAGGCGGTCAACGTCCATCGGACTGGTGAAAGCCACCGCGTCCGCGTTGAGCTGAACAACCATCTCGGAATCGCGAGTTTGCATCGCGCGAACAGTGAGGCTCAAGCGAAGCTCCAGGTTGGTGACGGTGTGAAAGTGAGCGGACAGGTTCGACGGGCCGGCGGAAGCTGAGGGCCAATCGAGCGAGTCATCACATCATCCGTACCGAAGGTGAAACTGTACAGGCTCCACTGGTCATCAGGTATGAATTCGCGTTCGCGTCAAACGAACGTCGACGTTTATCAAGCGTTGCGTGCGATGGTCTTGCACCAACAACCGGACCCAGCCACCTCGCCCTGAGTATCGCTGCAGAGCGTCGTCCAAATTCAAACGTCCGCCGGGACGATCACCGACTTGGTGCCCATTGACCGTCAGCAAACGATCGCCGGGTTCCAAACCAGCCCGCGCGGCCGGTGTCGATGCATGGACCTCGGTCAGCAACAGTCCGCGGTCGCCGTATTTACCGAAGACTCCGAGATACCAAATGCCAGGCGGATGGCGTTCACCGGGATGTGGCTCGACAAACAGCGGTGCCGCATCAACGGTTTTGTCGGGATCGCCATCAGCGACCTGAGCACCGTCATTCGTCGCACCATCCTTCACTGGTCCATTCTGAGTCGGTGGACCATTGCTCGGGGCATCCACATTTTTCGGCGGCAGATAAGTGGTGGCTGGCAAGAGCAGCAAGGCCAATGAAACGGACCAAAACCAAGAGAAGGAACCCATTTGTCGACCCTTTCCAAAAGAAGACCCGATCCAACAACACGTCCCAAAGCGAAACCCGACACACCAACGTCGCGTCTTCGCCGATTCAACTCTTCACCGATTCAATATTGTTCGGCTTGTCCACACCACAGGCAAGCGTGCCTCCAAACGGTACTGACTAGGCAACTTAAATTACAGCAAGGGAGTAATCACCACGAATGGATCCAAGGTAAGTATCCGACTCTGGATTTCGTGCCCGCCACTCAACCAAGTCAATTTGGATGGCACATCAGGCAAGACGAATCGTACCGAGCGTTGAGATGAGTCAACCAACTCAAAGTCATGGACTCGATAATATTGCGACGGATCACCGTTATCACCATCGGTAAGAAAATCGATGTATCGGAGAGCATTCAAATTGACACCTGAAACCGTGACCGTTTGTCCCGCTTGAATTGCCGTGATGCCGGATGGAAGAGTCATGGACGAGACTGGCGACTGGACTGCAATCAGAATGGGTGGCATTGGAATTTCGTTGCTTTGGCCACCACGACCAGTCAATTGCGCCGACCCCTCCAACTGGGATGGATCGACATCGCGAAAACGAGGTGATGACAAATCAAGCTTTATGGATCTTTGTTGAACGTCCTCCTGGGTCAACTCGATCATAAGTTGCCCCAATCGCAATCGATCTCCGACTTCCACCCCGTCGAAGTAGAAGGCGTCCGTCGATCTTCCAAGGTAGGGAACGATCTGTAGGTCCATTTCTGAACCCGCCAAACCCGGTCGGATCCAACCGGTTACCGCTTCGCGTGGTACTCGGAGTTCGTGGGTTGAGTCCGCAGGCACGTTGGAAGGACGTCTTAGATGGAGGCCATCGCCCATGGTCCATGTCGCAATGTCCTGTTGCCCGTATTTTCCAGGTTGACGACTGAAATAGATGTTGTCGCCGCTATTGATAAAGTCACCTGAGACGTTGATGACTTGACCGGCGTTGACGCTGGGACGGCTTGGGTCTGCCGGTGTGCCATGGTCGGCAGTCAGGTTGGAGATCGTCTCCACCAATGCGGGCGATTCAAAGAAGTCGAACGTGAATGCTCCCCAGTCCGATTCCAACCGCATTGGTCCTTTCGGAAGCTCGCTCAGGTTAAAAGCATTGAAACGCATGTTCGCTCGCGACCAAGACTGATCGCCCCAGTGCAGCGAGGTGTCTCGCAACTGCAGTAAGCCATTGGCTTGATCGCTCAAGAGGACTTCGAGTGTTTTGTCGAATGGAGCGATCTCATCGTCCGGTTGATTGAGCGACGCGCGGATGCCGTCGATCAGGGTTGGCGACAGCAGCCAATTTAGACTGGTGTCGCCTACCGGGCCAAACAACCAGAAATCGAAATTGGTGCGTGGCACATATGATTCGACGAGCACACCCTCCTCGACCTTGCCAATGACGTTTGGCGTTTTCGAGGGCACAGCACCGTTTAAGTTGTAAACGCGGCGATAGTACCAGGGGTCTCCTGGTTCGGCGTCATGATGGTCCGCTGCGGTGCGGTCCACCCACTGAATCAGTCTGAAATCTTCTGTTGCGGGCAACCCGGGATAAGTCAGATCACCGAGCAATGATGGTGGGTCGCCAATCCACCATGGCAAGATTGGAGGTGAGATTGCCGCCACGTCATTGCGTTCGAAACGAAGCACACCCTTGGTGACGCCCTCAGGCACTTGCAGTTCGATCGATCGCAGTTCATCTCGCTGGACATCCGGTCCAGGCTTGGAAGTTGCCGGTATGTCGTCGATGAACCAACGCATCGAACCGAGTTCGTTGCCGGCCAACAAAACGGTCGAACCCGCCTGACGCGAATCGCCTACCTGTGCAACGATCGTTGGGGCAATCTCCAAACGGAATGACCAATCACTCATTCGTCGAGTATTCGGTTCGCTTCCCCAAACGCGAAGCCGACCGGAGCGAGCGTTCAACGGCAAGTGGAAAGTGGCCCAGCCATCCGCATATTTGCCGGGCAAATCGATCACTCGTTCCGCAAGATTTCCATCGCTGTCCATCCACAATTGAAAGGACAAGTTGGCAGGTGCATCCTCCGAACCATTTCGACCATTGGGGGGACTCATCTGAAGCCGAACGAAGCTGCCGGCCAGCACGGTCCCTTCGTCAAGCTGGACGTAGTCGATCTGGCCGCCCACGCAAGGCTCGAATGAATCGACCGCTTCGATTTGCCATGATTCGCCGATCGGTTGTCGAAGTTGCGGCAGTTCCAGCTTCATTCGCCCGAAGTCATTTTCGATCACAATTTCTGATTGAACTCGCAGATTGGAGGCTGGCGAAAAACGCTCTTTCAACCGTGCGTTGATCATTCGCAGATGGCTGACCTCCATACCATCGACTGTCAAACGATAGGAATCACTGGTTCCGCTGATGATTATGTCACCGAGGCGGAGCGGAATCCGGTTCTCGGGTGGTATCGATGGCGAGGTGTTCCAACTGCCACTGCGATCAGGAAGACGAATTGAGGGGACATGTTGCAGTGGAAGGACCTGACCGGATTCTTGCAGCACTACTTTGACAACGGCGAGCTGCGATTCCGGGAAGATGTATTCGGCCCAGGTCCCGTCATCGCCAGTTCGATCCGGACGCAGAATGGAAGTCAGATCCGTTTCCCAGGGTTCCAAGCTCTCGGATATCCCGGAGTCATCGGGCTGCACTAGCAAAGTGGATCGCCACGAAAATCCTTCCCCTTCCAACCGAAAACGTTGGCCCGCATTGATTGAAGGTTGTGAAGGATCCGCCGGAGTTCCAAGTTCGGCTGTGACATCCAACCGCGACAGATCCGCCCGCGCGGTACGATTGTCGTCAACAAGACGGTCATAGCGAAACGAAGACAGTAACTGACGTGAGATCACGCTGCTGTCGTAAGGTGAAAGGTGATAAATCCAATCGCCGTTGATCAGCAATTTGTATGGGAAATCGAACTCGGGCTGTTCTGGCAACGCGGAATTCAGGTCGCCGGTTGGAACGGTTCCGATCGGCTCAAGCGTGTCGACGTCGAGGATCAAAGACACGCCAGTCCCCACCCAACTTTCCTCGCGGATGGCCAGCACCGATCCGGAGGGCGGCGTTTCGAGACCATCAAACAGTTCGATCTGACCTGCGATGGAATCCATCGGAATCACAATCAGGCTCTCAATCCAGTCACCCCCGGTTAATCCCAAATCATGAAACGGTGGCACATCGAAGACATCCGATAGTGACCGCGTCACCAACTGCTCGGCGGTTTCGAAATCAAACCGAACCAAGTTTGTCCCAGTGATCCCCAAGATCGACTTTCCCTCATCAATGGCGAACTCTTTGACGTGGGTTGGCAGCGACGCAAACCGTAGCGGTGCAATTTCGGAGACGCCATCAGAATTAGCGAACTGAACCGTTTGAAAGCCTGTGGTTGGCAGCGGAGCTCCCGAATAGAGAGGACTCCATGTTGCAACGTCCTCGCGGGTGATTGGAGTGGAATCAATTTCGTCTTCGCCCACGAATCGATACCGAAATGTCTCGAGTTCAGTGTCGATGCCGCCCAGGTGTTCATTTGACAGGCTCCATTTGCCCCTGCGGGCTACATCGGCGTCGAATTGGCTTACCGATGGAACCACACGAAGTGACGGTAATGCCTCCCGGTGGGGCTCGGTGACGGAGGATGTTGACCATGTCAACGGTCCGGTCACGATCTGGTCGTGCACCAACCACGAAATGATGCCAGTGCCAGGTTCAAGAAAGGCGTGTGACGATCGTCGTTCAACCACGAATGCGCCGCCGCGATGATAGCCTTGCGATACGATCAGGGGCGAACTTCTGGGGACATCGACTCGCACCCGAACGTATTGCCCTGGATTCACTGCGGGAACATCTGAGTCAAATGTCGATCCATGTTCCGGTCGCAAGGCCGACCATCCTTCCACGACCGACGCGGAGTATCGCGGATTGGGTTCCTGCCAATCGATTGTCATCGTGGTTTCCACCAACCGGGTGTTGCCGGCGATGTCCTCCAGATCGGCCTGCACCGACAAGATTGGTGGAGGCAGCTGATCGGGATTCGCGACGTTGATAGCGTTGATCGGAAACCGGAAACGAGTGCCGAAGGTGTTGGTGATTGTCTCCACCTCAGCCACTGTGTCGATGCGAAACGGTCCTGATACAAACTGGATGTCGAGTGATCGTAGGCTTTCCGGCGTGATCGAAGTTCCGTCCAGCACCGACACATCAATGTAACGAGCGGTTGGGGAAATCGTGCGTTCGACGAATAGTTGCGGTGCATCGCGGTCGCGAATGACGTCCAATTCACCGATGACCTGTCGATCCGACCACGTCGTGCCTGCAAATCCTTGGACGACCGTTAAGCGAGTCGGGAAAGTTGCACCGCCCGAGGATCTCACCAGGTAGGGCAAGTCATTGTCTGAGATTTCAAACTTGTTGTTCGTGACCCGAGACGAATGGACCAATCTGGATTGAAGCTGCCCATCGGTATCGATGCCGACGACGTGCAGGGTTCGCATCGATTCAGGAAGATCGGCCAGCCAACACACTGTGCCACGAAGGGCCAAATCGTTTGTGATCGAGTCGCGGTTGGTTCCTCCTCCCGTCGCCGAGTCATTGGCGAGTTCCAAAGGAGGCCGCACACCTGCATCCAACGCGTTGATGATCCGCAACGCATCTAAAGAAGTCAGGCGACCATCGACATGAACATCGCCGGCGGAACCGGGGGACACCACCACATCATCGTCTCCAATTTGGTTGATGATTTGGAGCGCGTCCAAGGCGGTGACGGTTTTGTCGCCACTGACATCCATCCTCCAATAGTCGGGGGCCGGTAAGCATGCGTCGGCCGCCAACAAACGCCGTGAATCCAATTGCTCGAAGCGCGGAGTTCTCGCTATTGAATTCTCATTTTTGTTCGTTCGTCTCTGTTGTCGATCTCGCATGGTCGCCAGTATGACACGCGGGACGCAAATCGCCGAACGGAAAACACATGAAAGTCGCGTTAGGTTCCACTGGGAACGCTATAGCCGAATAGTCAATTGAAACGGTCAATTGAGCGATGACGGATGAGAGACCGTTTGACGCAACATTGAGATCATTCGAGCGATGTTCAGTACATCCCGTTGTTGGGATCGTCGCGGGGGTCGCCGCACCAGCGGTTCATGGCTTCGAGCACTTCGTCTCGCTCGTGGGCGTTGGTCCACACCGAATCGTCGACGTCGAGTCGGATCTCGTAATAGCCTTCTCGCTGGCAGTCTTCTTCGCCGCAGAAGTGTGGCAGGTCCGCGATCCAGACGATCCGGTACAGCGGCACGTGTTTGTCGTCGACTTTGACGATCGGCGATGCCATGAGAGAATTCCTTGGGCGGTGTGAAAGAAAAAACGAGCTGCCAAGCGTTTGCAAGTTGCAGCGTGTGATCGCTCTTTGTCTCAGTTGAAGGAGTCTTTCGTCAAGCCAGTTCTCGACTGCGATTCGCCGACGCCTGCACGGCTTGGATCATCGCCCCGCGAACGGCGTTCCTTTCCAGCGTGCTCATGGCCGCGATGGTCGTGCCGCCGGGACTGCACACATTGTCTTTCAAAACGCCGGGATGTTCGCCCGTTTCGCGAACCATTTTGGCTGCGCCGAGCACCGTTTGCGTGGCCAATTGCAAAGCGGTGGCCCGTGGCAATCCGGCGGCGACGCCTCCATCAGCTAACGCCTCAATGATCAGAAAAACGTAGGCCGGGCCGGACCCGCTGACGCCGGTAACGGCATTCATTTGTGGCTCGGTGACTTGTGCGGCGATGCCGACGCTTTCCAGCATGGTCTTGACCAGCTCAATGTCGTCGTCATCGACGCCGTCCGCGGCACAGAAGCCGCTGGCACCCTCGCCGACCAAGCTGGGAGTGTTGGGCATCACTCGAACGACTCGGCGATGGCCGGCCTGCTCGGTCAACGAATCGAGACCAATTCCGGCGGCGATCGAGATGATCAGGCGATCGTTCCAGTCGGCCGAGTTGCCTTGCTCGTCTTGGACAGTCATGACCTCGGCGATGATGTGCGGCTTCACCGCCAACATCACCACCTTCGCAGACGCAACGGCCGCAACGGTGTCGGTCGTGGTTGTGCATCCTGGATGATTCTCGGTCCACCAAGTTCCCGTCGACGCGGTTTTGTGAACGACCGTCAACTCTTCGGCGTCCAGGCAACCGCTTTCGAGCATTCCGCCGACCAAGGCGCGAGCCATTTGTCCGCCGCCGATGACCGTCAATCCAGTGAGTTTCATTTCCAAAGTGACTTTTGAAGAAAGAGGTGAGAGCGACTCGGAAGGATGTCGTGCTTGTGCGAGAGGAGTGACTGCGACGCAAGAAGGCATCGCACTTCGCAAAGCAACGATCGCGGAAGGGCGAGCGGTTCGATGCACTCGCCTGGTGCACCGAATCAGAACATTCCGGGGGTGCGTTTTTCGACGTTCGAGAGCAACTGCATCAATGCCACTCGCAATTGTTTGACCCGCAGCGGCAGCGGCAACAAGACTCGGTTGGGGCCGCGTCGAGCCCGGCTGATGATGTGGCCTTGGCGCTGGTCCACCAGCAAGATGGCGGGAATCTCGGCGGTCTGTTCGTCGCTGACAAATTGGTTGTACGCTTCGAGTGCTTGGTTGCCCAGTTCGGCTGCACCGAAGATCACGCAATCTGCCGGACGTTCGATGGCGTCTTCGAAACGTGCCAACGCGCGACGCGGGTCTGCGATGATCAACACGCGATAGCCGCGAGCCTTCAAACGTTCGCGAACGGCGTTTTGTAAATTGGCTTTGGATTCCACCAACATCACCACGTAGCCTTCGCCTTCGTTGGTCACGACATGATCGTCA
This genomic interval carries:
- a CDS encoding GNAT family N-acetyltransferase, which gives rise to MSLTVRAMQTRDSEMVVQLNADAVAFTSPMDVDRLRVLKRLCSLCLVAEHHQTVVGFLLAMPEGVDYDNGNYCWFSQRLRHFLYVDRVVVSASARGLGVASSLYERLYREATDTGALQIAAEIDCEPANVPSLQFHERQHFVEIGKRELPSGKWVSMQLRTVEQNLPS
- a CDS encoding GumC family protein codes for the protein MNERSFAEADHFRPLRLADLWNAILRHRWSVILWTIFLLPLFVVGVFLIPAKFDSYGQVLIRLGRGAVSMDPTATLSPTVSLQDSRASQVNSVREMLQSRAIAQKVVRDVGVQRILEPHSLLSQTIEDLTSHLPGGAPKAMGDLSAEEVETQIAEEMAIKAFQDSLGLFMAKDAYTIDLEVRTEDPFLSRDLLESLIRIYREHHAMAHSSSGSLKFFEEQTDRAYARAVTAKEKLREAKTERGIIDIGSAQAALRSLISQVESNLVDVEHQLASTKSERDQLVNQIAEQPETLQTQTIRGIPKATGDGMRQALYDLEVRYKEQSLKLSEDHPKLKVLREQLAAATEIAQAEQGERPQTTEATNPVRQALELSLQQTNTQLSGLESKRENLQSQAMTLRKELADLNRDEVELAELTWETQLAESEYMRTAENRDNARLIDQLSSGAVSEIAVVQEPSLGLKKVKPKRSILLILAAAVAFGFGIVQALLRGLLWPAKTDDIDAQRNPPTRRRTDPGHGHYRKSDVLHAGEPRGFDKPPEPEPAREQNPTIDDGSGEPNESPNQPHADNSGGLTALPR
- a CDS encoding cation:proton antiporter — encoded protein: MDFLLYLALVPALGVTAQWLAWRTKLPSILLLLLFGVCLGHFVVQPDSLLAQLTGGDETAGPNILFPLVSLSVAIIMFEGGLTLKLSELRESGSSSLRLCTVGALLAFIGNTLAIHFILGFVWHLSFLLGAILVVTGPTVIGPLLRQVKPSRRVASTLKWEGIVIDPIGAVLAVLVYEELVLAQSTPHLAGALKSLLITTAIGVGLGVLGGALLTQALRRYWVPDHLHGVAALSLALLLFALANMVAHESGLIVVTVLGIWLTNQKHFDVEHIIELKENLRTLLIGCLFIVLGSRVQLSDLATIGMPGIGLILALIFIVRPLSVYISLLRSPLNYREQTFIAGLAPRGIVAAAVSSVFALSMESRTDLNIPGADQLATVTFLVIIGTVAVYGIAAAPLARLLKLADESSRGVLIAGADIWVRDFAHELKEAGFPVLLVDTNYNKVSQARMAGLRAECANILNEHAREDLDLSGIGRLLAMTPNDEVNSLALRECRTMFDSSRLYQLTFKSKNMAGRRGLTKNLMGRELFGEGLTFTRLSEMHAAGATLKTTKLTESFTFADFQDKYGEVPTVLCAITSEGALNINTVDAPLVPAAGQTILALVGTTPVPDKHAVKATKKRSESDATEPTASDSAQAGSGNDGSSDSNGREGAAS
- a CDS encoding PDZ domain-containing protein; translation: MGSFSWFWSVSLALLLLPATTYLPPKNVDAPSNGPPTQNGPVKDGATNDGAQVADGDPDKTVDAAPLFVEPHPGERHPPGIWYLGVFGKYGDRGLLLTEVHASTPAARAGLEPGDRLLTVNGHQVGDRPGGRLNLDDALQRYSGRGGWVRLLVQDHRTQRLINVDVRLTRTRIHT